The following are encoded in a window of Haloprofundus salilacus genomic DNA:
- a CDS encoding Gfo/Idh/MocA family oxidoreductase, whose product MKEIGIIMNGVTGRMGTNQHLIRSILALREEGGVELPNGERVMPDPMLVGRNERKLREMSEKYGVERWIADPDLDTCLDGDDEIYFDSQITTRRPASVTKAIEAGKDVYCEKPLAGDLETAVDVARTAKRSEVKHGIVQDKLWLPGLMKLQRLIDQDFFGEILSVRIEFGYWVFSGHVQAAQRPSWNYRAEDGGGIIDDMFSHWNYVLENLFGQVKSVQCMQKTHIPERIDEAGEHYEATADDAAYAIMELENGTVAQLNSSWAVRVNRDDLLEVQVDGTEGSAVAGLRDCKTQHRSNTPKPEWNPDTPKEHDFYEDWTRVPNNREFENAFKLQWEKFIRHVVADEPFPWDFTDGARGVQLTEASYRSSEEGRRVTLDELEV is encoded by the coding sequence ATGAAAGAGATAGGCATTATCATGAACGGCGTGACCGGCCGGATGGGAACGAATCAGCACCTCATTCGTTCGATTCTCGCGCTTCGAGAAGAAGGCGGCGTCGAACTACCCAACGGTGAACGGGTCATGCCCGACCCCATGCTCGTCGGTCGTAACGAACGTAAACTCCGTGAAATGAGCGAAAAGTACGGTGTTGAACGATGGATTGCCGACCCAGACTTGGATACGTGTCTTGACGGCGACGACGAGATCTACTTTGACTCACAAATAACGACCCGCCGGCCAGCAAGTGTGACCAAAGCAATTGAGGCCGGCAAGGACGTCTACTGTGAGAAACCGCTCGCGGGAGATCTTGAGACCGCTGTCGACGTCGCACGGACGGCGAAACGGAGTGAAGTTAAGCACGGCATCGTCCAAGATAAACTCTGGCTGCCGGGATTGATGAAACTTCAGCGCCTTATCGACCAGGACTTCTTCGGTGAAATTCTCTCAGTGCGCATCGAGTTCGGGTACTGGGTGTTCTCCGGACACGTCCAAGCGGCGCAGCGACCCTCATGGAACTACCGTGCAGAGGATGGTGGAGGAATCATCGACGATATGTTTTCTCACTGGAACTACGTTCTGGAAAACCTGTTCGGCCAGGTTAAGTCGGTGCAATGTATGCAAAAAACTCACATACCCGAGCGAATCGACGAAGCCGGTGAGCACTACGAGGCAACAGCGGATGACGCGGCATATGCAATCATGGAGTTAGAGAACGGCACCGTCGCACAACTTAACTCCTCTTGGGCAGTCCGCGTTAACCGCGACGATCTGCTCGAAGTGCAGGTTGACGGGACGGAGGGAAGCGCCGTGGCTGGCTTGCGTGACTGCAAGACACAACACCGCTCGAATACGCCGAAACCGGAGTGGAATCCCGACACGCCGAAAGAGCACGATTTCTATGAGGACTGGACGCGAGTACCGAACAACAGGGAGTTCGAGAACGCATTCAAACTTCAGTGGGAGAAATTCATCCGGCACGTCGTCGCGGACGAACCATTCCCCTGGGATTTCACCGACGGAGCACGTGGCGTACAACTCACCGAGGCAAGCTATCGCTCCTCGGAGGAGGGACGACGCGTCACCCTCGACGAATTAGAAGTCTGA
- a CDS encoding DUF362 domain-containing protein: MDRNESRRSLIVPEEPIREACGETQLPELGIIEQVWETDSIPHNKIAEHAAEAFGSLPLDDVPEGGEIALGVGSRGIANLKTIVAGVVAEAKDRGYEPFVFPAMGSHGGATDEGQREMLASLDVIESTIGCEIRSSMEVVEVGRTAERDVPVVADSNAVAADAIVPINRIKPHTDFDGTVESGLSKMLVIGMGKQRGAKIAHDWAVDWSLRNMIPEITQQLLSELPVVGGIAILEDQRDDTALLEGVPPEGFLDREAELLETAYDVMPKLPFQDIDVLVIDGQGKEISGQGMDTNVIGRRPFAIQEPEPELPAIKRIYTRTLTETTHGNAMGMGSADFVHADLLKEIEMPTTLINALTASTTRGVRIPPAVETDRAGMIAALSTIGIVSPEEVRVLRVSDTMHLQRLYASTALIEEARERDDLRVVEDPSPIDFESGDFAAPSPHQTDEPTRSDRNCGGCSG; encoded by the coding sequence ATGGATAGAAATGAGTCAAGACGTTCACTCATAGTCCCAGAAGAACCGATACGTGAGGCCTGTGGCGAAACTCAGCTCCCAGAACTCGGAATTATCGAACAGGTTTGGGAAACTGATTCGATTCCACACAACAAAATTGCAGAGCATGCCGCAGAAGCATTTGGGTCACTTCCGTTAGACGACGTTCCTGAGGGAGGAGAAATTGCACTCGGTGTCGGTAGTCGTGGTATCGCAAATCTCAAAACAATCGTTGCTGGCGTTGTGGCAGAAGCGAAAGACCGCGGCTACGAGCCATTTGTCTTTCCAGCCATGGGTAGCCACGGTGGTGCCACGGACGAAGGGCAACGAGAGATGTTGGCCAGTCTAGACGTCATCGAGTCGACGATCGGTTGCGAGATTCGGTCGAGCATGGAAGTCGTAGAAGTCGGTCGAACTGCCGAGCGCGATGTCCCGGTTGTCGCCGATTCGAACGCCGTCGCCGCCGATGCGATTGTTCCGATAAACCGGATCAAACCACATACGGACTTCGACGGAACCGTCGAGAGCGGTCTCTCGAAGATGCTGGTCATCGGGATGGGAAAGCAGCGTGGAGCGAAGATCGCCCACGACTGGGCTGTCGATTGGTCCCTCCGAAACATGATACCCGAGATTACCCAGCAGTTGCTATCCGAACTTCCTGTCGTCGGTGGCATCGCAATCCTCGAAGATCAGCGTGATGACACAGCGCTCCTTGAGGGCGTCCCACCGGAGGGCTTTCTGGACCGCGAGGCAGAACTACTTGAGACAGCCTATGACGTCATGCCGAAGCTCCCGTTCCAAGATATCGACGTATTGGTCATCGACGGTCAGGGAAAAGAAATCAGTGGTCAGGGGATGGATACGAACGTTATCGGTCGGCGGCCGTTCGCGATTCAGGAGCCAGAGCCAGAGTTGCCGGCCATCAAGCGTATCTACACACGGACGTTGACAGAGACGACTCATGGCAACGCGATGGGTATGGGTTCAGCCGACTTCGTCCATGCCGATCTCCTCAAAGAAATCGAGATGCCAACCACACTCATCAACGCCTTGACGGCGAGTACGACGCGAGGTGTCCGCATACCACCCGCCGTCGAAACCGATCGTGCAGGGATGATTGCTGCGCTTTCAACTATTGGAATCGTTAGCCCCGAGGAAGTCCGCGTTCTCCGGGTGTCCGATACGATGCATCTCCAGCGGCTGTACGCGTCGACAGCTTTGATTGAAGAAGCCCGCGAGCGTGACGATCTCCGTGTGGTCGAAGACCCCTCTCCAATCGATTTTGAGTCGGGTGACTTCGCAGCACCGTCACCGCACCAGACAGACGAACCGACTCGCTCAGATCGGAACTGTGGAGGGTGCAGTGGGTGA